A window of Strix aluco isolate bStrAlu1 chromosome 2, bStrAlu1.hap1, whole genome shotgun sequence contains these coding sequences:
- the LOC141919999 gene encoding uncharacterized protein LOC141919999 — protein MGLNVPQTLAGAHPARSWKPTWIHGSTTAYCFNKADQLPLFLHPPSQLTYSNTQNPTAASCSEPGTRGQISQSATPALNRGVGQEKHRGRGFPGEEPKCRGSVPCPGHPGRSCRSPALPHPEPDLVSRTRPVPESALEGTACFSTACSREIQLVEERSAVIYSRAPSYSPEGLRCRGRRGSGRLRSSAAAQAAPARAPARHPGTERGERGFPWLPPMQIPPGERRRRPDSPRRPLGGSAPRPGLPGAASPAALSVTPASRPRSAPLRGPAPRRSAPLRTAEGNGQLGHPAAAATGGGSADNPPATTHPSGSGMEYRKTQRKSGWTVLGAKCWKFRNYNLAADSWTQ, from the exons ATGGGTCTGAATGTGCCGCAGACTCTGGCTGGTGCTCACCCAGCCAGATCCTGGAAACCCACATGGAT CCACGGTAGCACAACAGCATATTGCTTTAATAAAGCCGACCAGCTCCCACTATTTCTGCATCCTCCTTCACAGCTCACCTACAGCAACACGCAGAACCCCACGGCTGCCAGTTGCAGCGAGCCCGGTACCAGGGGCCAGATCTCGCAGTCGGCCACCCCTGCTCTAAATAGAGGAGTCGGACAAGAGAAGCACCGAGGCCGTGGCTTTCCCGGGGAGGAACCGAAGTGCAGGGGCTCCGTGCCTTGCCCCGGGCACCCGGGAAGGTCCTGTCGGAGCCCGGCGCTCCCGCACCCCGAGCCTGACCTCGTGTCGCGCACCCGCCCGGTGCCGGAGAGCGCCCTAGAAGGCACTGCTTGTTTTTCTACCGCCTGTTCCAGAGAAATCCAGCTGGTAGAGGAGCGCAGCGCCGTGATTTATTCGAGAGCTCCCTCGTACTCGCCTGAAGGTCTCCGCTgccgggggaggagggggagcggGAGGCTGCGCTCCTCGGCGGCGGCTCAGGcggcgcccgcccgcgccccggcccggcaCCCAGGTACAGAGCGAGGGGAAAGGGGATTTCCTTGGCTTCCTCCCATGCAAATACctcccggggagcggcggcggcggcccgacTCCCCTCGGCGGCCGCTGGGAGGCTCCGCGCCTCGCCCCGGCCTCCCCGGCGCCGCGTCCCCGGCCGCGCTATCGGTGACACCCGCCTCCCGCCCCCGCAGCGCCCCGCTCCGCGgacccgctccgcgccgctccgcaccgctccgcaccGCAGAGGGCAACGGGCAGCTCGGGCACCCGGCGGCGGCAGCGACCGGCGGAGGCAGCGCCGATAACCCACCGGCAACCACCCACCCCAGCGGGTCGGGGATGGAATAtagaaaaacacaaaggaaaagtgGCTGGACTGTTCTGGGTGCAAAATGCTGGAAGTTT AGGAACTACAATTTAGCGGCAGACAGTTGGACACAGTAA